Within Vicia villosa cultivar HV-30 ecotype Madison, WI linkage group LG1, Vvil1.0, whole genome shotgun sequence, the genomic segment ACCGTTCTAGCCCTCTTGGTCCTCATGGGAAGAACGGTGGCGTTGGATTTGAGAATTCAACTCCTAAAAATCCAGAGCACCAAATGAATATCGATATACATCCTGTAGGAAATAGCCTTCATGTGATTGAAGAACATAGGGAAGAGGTTAATCCTGATTCTGACAGACTGGCCAATAATAGAAGTACTCCTATACGAGCACCTCTTGTTCCTCATGGGAATAACAACAGCATTGGATTTGAGAATTCAACTCCTAAATCTCAAGAGCACCAGATGGATACAGATCTACATCCTGTAAGAAACGGGTTTCATGTGTCTGTGGAACTTAGGGATGAGGTTAATCGGGATTCTGAAGGGTTGGCCATGAATAGAAGGACTCCTATGCGAGCACCTCTTGGTCCTCATGTGATGAACAACAGAACTGAATTTGAGAATTCAACTCCTAAATTTGAAGAGCACCAGATGGATACTGATCTACATCCTACAGGAAATGGATTTCATCTGTCTGTGCAACATAGGGAAGAGGTTAATCGGGATTCTGAAAGGTTGGCCATTAATAGAAGGACTCCTATGCAAACACCTCTTGGTCCTCATGGGAAGAACTACAGCATTGTATGTGAGAATTCAACTCCTAAATTTCAAGAACATCAGGTAAATACTGATATACATCCTGTAAGAAACGGGTTTCATGTGTCTGAGGAACACAGGGAAGTGGTTAACCGGGATTCTGAAGGGCTGGCGATGAATAGAAGGACTCCCATGCGAGCACCTCTTGATCCTCATGTGATGAACAACAGCACTGGATTTGAGAATTCAACTCCTAAATTTCAAGAGCACCTGATGAATACAGATCTACATCCTGTAAGAAACGGGTTTGATGTGTCCGTGGAACATAGAAAAGGGGTTATTCAAGATTCTGCAATGATGGCCATGAATAGAAGGACTCCTATACGACCACCTCTTGGTCATCATGTGATGAGCAGCACTGGATTTGAGAATTCAACTCCTAAATTTCAAGAGCACCATATGGATACAGATCTACATCCTGTAAGAAACAGGTGTCATGTGTCTGAGGAACAAAGAAAAGAGGTTATTCAGGATTCTGCAATGCTGGCCATGAATAGGACTCCTATACGAGCACCTCTTGGTCTTCCTACCTATGATAATAGAGCACAGATATTTTCACCCCAAGGATTACAATCTGGTATTGTCACCGATACCTGTCAAAGTATTGGCCATTTACCTGATACATATTCTTTGATGAAAAGGGTGGAGCGTAACATGGCACCTGAGGGGTGTCACATCTCAGCAGATGCAGCCAATGTATTGAATACTGCGCTTGATGTTTACCTCAAAAGATTGATAAAACCGTGTTTGGATTTAGCAGCTTCAGTACCTGTAAATAAATCTAGAAGTCAAATCCAACCTGGAATGAATGAGTTGCCACGAAATAGGCGTGTGCAAAAGCCAATTGGATCTGCTTTTGCATCATTCTCTGACTTTAGG encodes:
- the LOC131638886 gene encoding uncharacterized protein LOC131638886, with the translated sequence MPAGRYISSINTLDQKLQIQRRLGGLKSCKYFNLLTSYLEMKIAKPDFDRLCIAIIGRDNVPLHNHFLKSILKKACLSKAAPPRPSVAEGPLKVKVPNGCNGLPPLGKNSRKCRTPNSRERRFRDRSSPLGPHGKNGGVGFENSTPKNPEHQMNIDIHPVGNSLHVIEEHREEVNPDSDRLANNRSTPIRAPLVPHGNNNSIGFENSTPKSQEHQMDTDLHPVRNGFHVSVELRDEVNRDSEGLAMNRRTPMRAPLGPHVMNNRTEFENSTPKFEEHQMDTDLHPTGNGFHLSVQHREEVNRDSERLAINRRTPMQTPLGPHGKNYSIVCENSTPKFQEHQVNTDIHPVRNGFHVSEEHREVVNRDSEGLAMNRRTPMRAPLDPHVMNNSTGFENSTPKFQEHLMNTDLHPVRNGFDVSVEHRKGVIQDSAMMAMNRRTPIRPPLGHHVMSSTGFENSTPKFQEHHMDTDLHPVRNRCHVSEEQRKEVIQDSAMLAMNRTPIRAPLGLPTYDNRAQIFSPQGLQSGIVTDTCQSIGHLPDTYSLMKRVERNMAPEGCHISADAANVLNTALDVYLKRLIKPCLDLAASVPVNKSRSQIQPGMNELPRNRRVQKPIGSAFASFSDFRRAMEVNPTTLGEDWPLHFERSCILAFEK